A window of the Miscanthus floridulus cultivar M001 chromosome 14, ASM1932011v1, whole genome shotgun sequence genome harbors these coding sequences:
- the LOC136503422 gene encoding uncharacterized protein, with protein MVPMVPDVHHHQPRRSTPITSLIWGATRSWSAHSWVPHLTKVLMDRGSGLNILYANTLDKMGIPWSSLRLSWAPFYGIMSGKEAMTLGCIWFNITFGQPDNFCKELLTFEVVDFPDIYHALLGRPCFTKFMAIPNYTYLNLKMPILKGVITIMGSFEQAYYCE; from the coding sequence ATGGTTCCGATGGTTCCAGACGTCCATCACCATCAACCAAGAAGATCAACCCCAATCACGTCCCTCATTTGGGGAGCTACCCGCTCATGGTCAGCCCATTCATGGGTACcacacctcaccaaggtgctgatggataggggcagtggcctcaacatactctacgccAACACTCTCGATAAGATGGGCATCCCTTGGAGCAGCCTGCGCCTTAGTTGGGCACCGTTCTATGGGATCATGTCAGGGAAGGAAGCCATGACCCTTGGGTGCATCTGGTTCAACATCACCTTTGGCCAACCAGACAACTTTTGCAAGGAGctactcaccttcgaggtggttgactTCCCCGACATCTACCATGCCCTCCTTGGTCGGCCGtgcttcaccaagttcatggctatcccaAACTACACTTACCTAAATCTCAAGATGCCCATCCTaaagggggtcatcaccatcatggGTAGCTTTGAGCAAGCCTACTACTGCGAGTAA